CATCCTGCAAAAGGTAAGAATAGAACCCATGAAATACCCCAGGACGTCCCTTAGCAAATCTTGCCGCATGTTTTCCTGTTTCGATTCCTAATCCTCCGGCTTCTACTCCGATCAATTTTACCCTCTCATCAGGAATGAAGTGATGGAAAAACCCAATCGCATTGGATCCCCCTCCAACACATGCAATTAAAACATCTGGAGAGCGCTCAGTATACTCCTGTAGCTGTGCCTTTACCTCAAAGCTAATAACTGACTGAAAACTTTGTACAATGTCAGGATATGGCGAGGGGCCAAGAGCAGAACCCAAGCAATAATGCGTGCTTTCAAAACTTTCCGCCCAACTCCGGAGAGCCTCATTTACGGCCTCTTTCAAAGATGCGGACCCTTGGGTGACAGAAATCACTGTTGCGCCTAAAACCTCCATTTTATCAACATTAGGTCGCTGTCTTTTAATATCTTCCTCTCCCATATAGATCTCACACTCAAGCCCAAAATAGGCACATGCCGTTGCTGTAGCTACACCATGTTGTCCTGCTCCTGTCTCCGCAATAACTCGTGTCTTTCCGAGATATTTTGCTAGTAGACACTGGCCAATGACATTATTGATTTTATGTGCTCCTGTGTGCAGAAGATCCTCTCTTTTTAAAAACACCCGAGGTCCATCAATCGCTTTAGCAAAATTTTTCACTTCCGTAAGTGGAGTGGGCCTTCCTGCATAATGCTTCAAGATCGAATCAAACTCTTCTTTAAATCCCCTATCCTCTTTTAAAGTCTCCCAGCTATTACTTAATTCTTGAATAGGACCCATCAGGATTTCTGGAACAAACTGTCCACCAAATGCATAAGGATGCTTCATATTTTCTCCTCTATATTGTTCGCTTCCTGAATAAACAACTTCACTAACTCAGGATCTTTTCTTGTTGTCTTAGGGATTTCCACCCCTGTGGCGACATCGACTCCTCCAGGTCGTAATACAGTAATGGCTTTCTTTATATTTCCAGGGTTCAACCCTCCTGCTAACATCCAAAAAGTATCGCTTGGTGGAGAAAAGGCTTCCCAGCAAAACGGAATTCCTGTTCCCCCTCCTGCAGTATCATATAGAGAAATTACTGAAGCAGGCAGGGGATACTTATGTTGTAAGCCACCATTTTCTCCTACAGTAACTGCATAAATAATCTTATACTCTCTTCTTAAAAGCTCTTTGAGAGCTCGTTTTGCTTCACTACCATGTAGCTGGACAACATCTATTCCTACATCCTCACATATACAAAAGATCTGCTCTTGAGTATGCTCTAAAAACACTCCCACAGGCTCTGCACCACACTCTCTGGCACTCTCAGAAATTTTCTTTGCCTCTTCTAAAGAAACCCTTCTCCTGGACCTTTCGGAAAAAATCATGCCAATATATGCCGCTCCTTGTCGTGCAGCATATTGTGCATCTTCGGGATGCGTAATGCCGCAAATTTTAACCTTCATCTTCCCCTTTTTCCCCTTGCATTTGCTTAATTAGCTGTGAAGGATTCTGAGCCTTTACTAGAGCCTCTCCGATTAATATCCCGTCACATCCCATCTTACGGATCTTCTCTGCCTGCATTGGATTATGGATTCCAGATTCTGCTACGGTAACAACCCCTTCAGGAATATAGGGATTTAGCTTCTCAGAAACCTCTAGATCGATGGTAAAACGTTTAAGATTACGATGATTCATCCCGATAATTTTTGCACCCGCCTCTAAGGCAAGCTCTAGCTCTGGAAGATCATGAACTTCTGTAAGTACGTCCAACCCTAGTCGCTGAGCATCCTGAAGAAGAGGCTTTAAATTACTTCCAACCACGCCCACGATTAAAAGAACAGCATGAGCACCGTAAAATACCGCTTCTGCAAGCTGGAGAGAATGCAAAATAAAATCCTTTCTTAAAATTGCCACCTCAGGGTAACTCTGGTTAAGAATTTTGGAGACCCTGTGCATATCCTTTAAGGATCCTCCAAACCCCTGCATATCGGTAAGTACAGAAATCGCTGAAGCCCCACCTTGGCAATACTGCAGAGCAAACTTTGCAGGGTCATCAATATGCCTTATTTTTCCACATGTTGGAGACTCTCTCTTTATTTCTCCTATGATAGATAAGCCTGGGCTCTTAAGCGCTTTGAGGAATCTCTCTTGACAGATATGTTCCTGATGCAAGATACGATTTAAGTGATGCTGGGGATCCCTTTGCGTATCTTGTATTAGCTGTTGTATCTCCCCCTTCTTACATGCGAGAAGGTTTTCCAAATAGTTCGCGAATTTCATCCTATCCTCTTTAGCTGTACGCGTTTTGAAAACTTCTTCCATTTTTGTAATACTTCTAAGGCCTCTCCGCTTATGAGCACATCATTAGCCACCTCTACACCCTCTTCTAACGTATTGGCCTTTCCAAAAATCCATAATGCTGCTCCTGCTCCTAACACTAAAGCATCTTGAACCGCACTCTTTTCTCCAGAAAATGCCTTTAGTAAAATCTGTGCGTTCTTTTGTGCATCTCCGCCTCTAAGCTCCTCCA
This genomic stretch from Chlamydia pecorum E58 harbors:
- the trpB gene encoding tryptophan synthase subunit beta → MKHPYAFGGQFVPEILMGPIQELSNSWETLKEDRGFKEEFDSILKHYAGRPTPLTEVKNFAKAIDGPRVFLKREDLLHTGAHKINNVIGQCLLAKYLGKTRVIAETGAGQHGVATATACAYFGLECEIYMGEEDIKRQRPNVDKMEVLGATVISVTQGSASLKEAVNEALRSWAESFESTHYCLGSALGPSPYPDIVQSFQSVISFEVKAQLQEYTERSPDVLIACVGGGSNAIGFFHHFIPDERVKLIGVEAGGLGIETGKHAARFAKGRPGVFHGFYSYLLQDEEGQILNTHSISAGMNYSSVGPVHAEFYESGRASYTTATDKEALEAFSLLSRAEGIIPALESSHALACLIRMAPKLPKESIVIVNLSGRGDKDLLHVKNLMESGYYA
- a CDS encoding phosphoribosylanthranilate isomerase; the protein is MKVKICGITHPEDAQYAARQGAAYIGMIFSERSRRRVSLEEAKKISESARECGAEPVGVFLEHTQEQIFCICEDVGIDVVQLHGSEAKRALKELLRREYKIIYAVTVGENGGLQHKYPLPASVISLYDTAGGGTGIPFCWEAFSPPSDTFWMLAGGLNPGNIKKAITVLRPGGVDVATGVEIPKTTRKDPELVKLFIQEANNIEEKI
- a CDS encoding indole-3-glycerol-phosphate synthase — translated: MKFANYLENLLACKKGEIQQLIQDTQRDPQHHLNRILHQEHICQERFLKALKSPGLSIIGEIKRESPTCGKIRHIDDPAKFALQYCQGGASAISVLTDMQGFGGSLKDMHRVSKILNQSYPEVAILRKDFILHSLQLAEAVFYGAHAVLLIVGVVGSNLKPLLQDAQRLGLDVLTEVHDLPELELALEAGAKIIGMNHRNLKRFTIDLEVSEKLNPYIPEGVVTVAESGIHNPMQAEKIRKMGCDGILIGEALVKAQNPSQLIKQMQGEKGEDEG